In Morganella morganii, the following are encoded in one genomic region:
- a CDS encoding DUF805 domain-containing protein, translated as MTLQQWAFSFHGRIGRKAFWAGIGVCGAVLFLLMSLQGLFKLPVEVIMVPVLMVMYPAAAIFTKRLHDRNKRGGWALMLVMAWALTTPDWSLAGDFWQWGLGRFLPIFIVMIMVLDCGVFKSLDEGNRFGESTQPVDKIDSH; from the coding sequence ATGACACTACAACAATGGGCGTTTTCGTTTCACGGGCGGATCGGCCGCAAAGCATTCTGGGCGGGGATCGGCGTGTGCGGCGCAGTGCTGTTTCTCCTGATGTCATTACAGGGGCTGTTTAAGCTGCCTGTTGAAGTGATTATGGTGCCGGTGCTGATGGTGATGTATCCCGCCGCCGCGATTTTTACCAAACGCCTGCATGACCGCAACAAGCGCGGCGGCTGGGCGTTAATGCTGGTGATGGCGTGGGCACTGACCACGCCGGACTGGAGCCTCGCCGGTGATTTCTGGCAGTGGGGGCTGGGGCGTTTTCTGCCGATTTTTATCGTGATGATAATGGTGCTCGACTGCGGTGTGTTTAAAAGTCTTGATGAGGGCAACCGCTTCGGGGAGAGCACACAGCCGGTGGATAAAATCGACAGCCACTGA
- a CDS encoding DUF1454 family protein yields MNAVKKTALAALTAGCTLLPVTPAAAGDAVLIPIPCPPETLWLQADAPAFGITIPVMREQFNRNNPSLPLREYKVVASNDITASYLRAATRISPYIYSSAILERDSEKIKSLQLTLLPGADSAAEKTNRALMLAYIKALIIQFEPTLNKNNIDAALSRALATDFKTGTYASQFGALRYLLVVDDKNGVTFAIEPIKLSLSNSDTAQ; encoded by the coding sequence ATGAACGCAGTCAAAAAAACCGCACTGGCCGCCCTGACAGCGGGATGCACGCTGCTGCCCGTCACACCGGCTGCGGCCGGTGACGCGGTACTGATCCCCATCCCCTGCCCGCCGGAAACACTCTGGCTTCAGGCGGATGCCCCTGCTTTCGGCATCACCATCCCCGTTATGCGCGAACAGTTTAACCGCAACAACCCGTCGCTGCCATTACGGGAATACAAAGTCGTGGCCTCAAACGACATTACCGCCAGCTATCTGCGGGCGGCAACCCGCATCAGCCCTTATATTTACTCTTCCGCCATCCTTGAGCGCGACAGTGAAAAAATCAAAAGTCTCCAGCTGACACTGCTGCCCGGTGCAGACAGTGCAGCGGAAAAAACCAACCGAGCCCTGATGCTGGCCTATATTAAGGCACTGATTATTCAGTTCGAACCGACGCTCAATAAAAACAATATTGATGCCGCCCTGAGCCGGGCACTGGCGACGGATTTCAAAACCGGCACTTACGCCTCTCAATTCGGTGCATTACGCTATCTTCTGGTAGTTGATGACAAAAATGGGGTAACTTTCGCTATTGAACCGATTAAGCTTTCGCTATCTAATAGTGATACGGCACAGTAA
- the tpiA gene encoding triose-phosphate isomerase, translated as MRHPLVMGNWKLNGSSKMVYELITALRHEIGNVTGCDVAIAPPAIYLSQAKQVLAGSSIVLGAQDTGLNLSGAFTGETSPEMLKDIGAQYIIIGHSERRTYHGESDELVAEKFAILKKLGLTPVLCIGESEAENEAGKTEEVCSRQIDAVLNTQGADAFLGAVIAYEPIWAIGTGKSATPAQAQAVHKFIRSHIAKKDAKVAEQVIIQYGGSVNDKNAAELFTQPDIDGALVGGASLKADAFAVIVKAAAAAKAAK; from the coding sequence ATGCGACATCCCTTAGTCATGGGTAACTGGAAGCTGAACGGCAGCAGTAAAATGGTTTATGAGCTGATCACCGCTCTGCGTCATGAAATCGGCAATGTCACCGGATGTGATGTTGCGATCGCACCACCGGCAATTTATCTCTCTCAGGCCAAACAGGTTCTGGCGGGCTCCTCCATTGTACTGGGTGCCCAGGATACCGGTCTGAATCTCTCCGGTGCGTTCACCGGTGAAACCTCCCCTGAAATGCTGAAAGACATCGGCGCACAATACATCATTATCGGCCACTCCGAGCGCCGCACTTACCACGGTGAGAGTGATGAATTAGTGGCAGAGAAATTCGCGATCCTGAAAAAACTGGGTCTGACCCCGGTACTGTGCATCGGTGAATCCGAAGCAGAAAATGAAGCGGGTAAAACCGAAGAAGTCTGCTCACGTCAGATTGATGCCGTTCTGAACACTCAGGGTGCGGATGCATTCCTCGGCGCCGTCATCGCGTATGAGCCAATCTGGGCTATCGGTACCGGCAAGTCCGCTACTCCTGCGCAGGCACAGGCAGTACACAAATTTATCCGCAGCCATATCGCGAAGAAAGATGCGAAAGTGGCAGAGCAGGTTATTATCCAGTACGGCGGTTCTGTAAATGATAAAAACGCCGCAGAGCTGTTTACCCAGCCGGATATCGACGGTGCATTAGTCGGCGGCGCATCACTGAAAGCAGATGCTTTCGCCGTGATCGTCAAAGCCGCAGCGGCAGCAAAAGCCGCAAAATAA
- the pfkA gene encoding 6-phosphofructokinase encodes MSKKIKRIGVLTSGGDAPGMNAAIRGVVRAALSEGLEVIGIYDGYLGLYENRMKQLDRFSVSDVINRGGTFLGSARFPEFRDDKVRETAIENLRKNGIDALVVIGGDGSYLGAKKLTEAGFPCIGLPGTIDNDVAGTDYTIGYFTALETVVEAIDRLRDTSTSHKRISIVEVMGRYCGDLTLSAAIAGGCEFIVLPPNEVEYSSDELIAEIKAGIDKGKRHAIVAITEHVTDVYELARQIEATTHHETRATVLGHIQRGGSPVAYDRILASRMGAYSIQLLLEGYGGRCVGIQNEKLVHHDIIDAVMNMKRVFKKDWYETAKKLY; translated from the coding sequence ATGAGCAAGAAGATCAAACGAATCGGTGTGTTGACAAGCGGCGGTGATGCGCCGGGCATGAATGCTGCAATCCGTGGCGTTGTCCGCGCTGCGCTGTCAGAAGGGCTGGAAGTTATCGGGATTTATGACGGCTATCTCGGCCTGTATGAAAACCGGATGAAACAGCTCGACCGCTTCAGTGTCTCTGATGTGATCAACCGTGGCGGTACCTTCCTCGGGTCGGCGCGTTTCCCGGAATTCCGTGATGACAAAGTGCGGGAAACCGCGATTGAAAATTTGCGCAAAAATGGCATCGACGCGCTGGTGGTTATCGGCGGGGACGGTTCTTATCTCGGTGCCAAAAAACTGACCGAAGCGGGTTTCCCGTGTATCGGCCTGCCGGGTACTATCGATAATGACGTGGCGGGAACCGACTACACCATCGGCTATTTTACCGCACTGGAAACCGTGGTTGAAGCTATCGACCGTCTGCGTGATACCTCCACTTCCCACAAACGTATCTCTATTGTAGAAGTGATGGGCCGCTATTGCGGTGACCTGACACTGTCCGCTGCCATTGCCGGGGGCTGTGAATTTATCGTTCTGCCGCCGAATGAAGTGGAATACAGCAGTGATGAACTGATTGCAGAAATCAAAGCCGGGATTGATAAAGGCAAACGCCATGCGATTGTGGCGATCACCGAACATGTCACCGACGTGTATGAGCTGGCGCGGCAGATAGAGGCGACAACACATCACGAAACCCGTGCAACGGTACTGGGGCATATCCAGCGCGGCGGCTCGCCGGTGGCGTATGACCGCATCCTGGCATCCCGCATGGGTGCTTATTCTATTCAGTTACTGCTGGAAGGTTACGGCGGCCGCTGTGTCGGGATCCAGAATGAAAAACTGGTTCATCACGATATTATTGATGCGGTAATGAATATGAAGCGGGTGTTTAAGAAAGACTGGTATGAGACCGCGAAGAAACTCTACTAA
- a CDS encoding autotransporter outer membrane beta-barrel domain-containing protein → MAETFCGSRKNVGLTGSAPFTGEMTADDCYEIGAWVEGKPTDYVGIAQNLTMLSGSKLSVLGLFEDSQVQGGAEVWIDKTTHIAWDGYHTGFPATGSRIDIQSGGLIRVLDGGTLKDSVLNGGTVYVSNTGKADDPGKSENNIVNSGGKLFIYLGGESTGTQVNDGGYEYVQQDGKSLNTVVNNGGAQMLKSGGFADSTIINDGGLQQLHGKGFADNTLVNAGARQYVVDDSKATNTTVDGGQQYIFNQNASASAGIAEFNRIKNGGAQIIKGGGQAINNELYDTAVQSIYSGSSATDTTLNDRAKSWLAAGAQLLGVTTVNQQSQVQLTAGSEDKLAADAGAYAENVILSGPDSTLMVITGDTGNAAFAGSLSGQGQVRFVAPVNAGYSHLIIENLSGSQTFYMNTAIAEQQGDYLTIRNSSGDHALNIQDSGAEITRPDESRLDLITDESSNAQFRLSALDGTNIDAVDGGTYMYSLYQRDEQDGKIWYLAAQKDEPGEPEKPVPPVVPEDKTTPSTDAVLSMAAAPQLIFNHELDNLRFRRGELRDNQGDAGVWVRLTGDRTRAGTGHTHFKLNQAGFELGADKSVPLENGKLLLGVFTGYNDVKLKHQRGGESSIDSITAGGYATWFSDNGWYLDGVLKYNHFNNELRAVSTNRSSIRGDYSQNAYGASAEAGYTFDLPEAFWAEPYARLSYMRADSKSVHLNNNMQAKLDAQQSLQSELGLHAGKDFTLNNQVIITPYATLAWQHEFISNNDVTINQRNTFDTDFSGDSLKAGGGLTVRFTPQIQAYAEIDYRKGDKTESPLHGNIGVRYNF, encoded by the coding sequence ATGGCAGAAACATTTTGCGGCAGCCGTAAAAATGTGGGCCTGACAGGAAGCGCACCTTTCACCGGTGAAATGACCGCTGATGATTGCTATGAAATTGGTGCCTGGGTAGAAGGTAAGCCAACAGATTATGTCGGCATTGCTCAGAATCTGACCATGCTGAGCGGCAGTAAACTCAGCGTACTCGGCCTGTTTGAGGATTCTCAGGTTCAGGGCGGCGCTGAAGTCTGGATTGATAAAACAACCCATATTGCCTGGGACGGCTATCACACCGGTTTCCCGGCCACCGGCAGCCGTATTGATATTCAGAGCGGCGGATTAATCCGTGTTCTGGACGGCGGAACATTAAAAGATTCCGTACTCAACGGCGGAACCGTTTATGTCAGTAATACCGGTAAAGCCGATGATCCGGGCAAGTCTGAAAATAATATCGTCAACAGCGGCGGGAAATTATTTATTTACCTGGGCGGGGAGTCAACCGGTACACAGGTCAATGACGGCGGTTATGAATATGTCCAGCAGGATGGTAAATCCCTGAATACGGTCGTGAATAACGGCGGTGCTCAGATGCTGAAATCCGGCGGGTTTGCGGACAGCACCATTATTAATGATGGCGGATTACAGCAACTGCACGGTAAAGGTTTTGCCGATAATACCCTCGTAAACGCCGGAGCACGGCAATATGTTGTCGATGATTCCAAAGCAACCAATACAACCGTTGACGGCGGCCAGCAATATATTTTCAATCAGAATGCATCTGCATCTGCCGGTATTGCAGAATTTAACCGGATAAAAAACGGCGGCGCCCAGATTATTAAAGGTGGCGGACAAGCCATTAATAACGAATTATATGACACCGCCGTACAAAGTATTTACAGCGGCTCCTCTGCGACAGATACCACGCTGAATGATCGCGCCAAAAGCTGGCTGGCGGCAGGGGCACAGCTCCTCGGCGTCACGACTGTTAATCAGCAGTCGCAGGTACAGCTGACTGCCGGTTCAGAAGACAAACTGGCAGCGGATGCCGGAGCTTATGCGGAAAATGTTATCTTATCCGGCCCGGACAGCACCCTGATGGTGATCACCGGTGATACCGGGAATGCCGCTTTTGCCGGTTCGCTCAGCGGACAGGGTCAGGTCCGGTTTGTTGCACCGGTCAACGCCGGGTACAGCCATCTGATCATTGAAAATCTCTCCGGCAGCCAGACATTCTATATGAACACGGCCATTGCCGAGCAACAGGGTGATTACCTCACTATCCGTAACAGCAGTGGTGATCATGCTCTGAATATACAGGATTCCGGGGCTGAAATTACCCGTCCGGATGAATCACGTCTTGATTTAATCACGGACGAAAGCAGCAATGCACAATTCCGCCTGAGCGCCCTCGACGGCACTAATATTGATGCGGTGGACGGCGGGACCTATATGTACTCGCTCTATCAGCGTGATGAGCAGGACGGCAAAATCTGGTATCTGGCCGCTCAGAAAGATGAGCCGGGCGAGCCTGAAAAACCGGTTCCGCCGGTCGTACCTGAGGATAAAACCACACCATCCACCGATGCGGTGTTATCCATGGCTGCCGCGCCGCAGCTGATTTTTAATCACGAACTCGACAATCTGCGGTTCCGCCGCGGCGAATTACGGGATAATCAGGGTGATGCGGGTGTCTGGGTGCGTCTGACCGGCGACAGAACCCGTGCAGGCACCGGACACACACACTTTAAACTGAATCAGGCCGGTTTTGAGCTGGGTGCGGATAAATCTGTCCCGCTGGAAAACGGCAAATTGTTGCTCGGCGTCTTTACCGGCTATAACGATGTCAAACTGAAGCATCAGCGCGGCGGCGAAAGCAGCATCGACAGTATTACTGCCGGTGGTTATGCCACCTGGTTCTCAGATAACGGCTGGTACCTCGATGGTGTGCTGAAATATAACCATTTCAATAATGAGTTACGTGCGGTTTCCACCAACCGCAGCAGCATCCGCGGAGATTATTCACAGAATGCTTACGGTGCATCCGCAGAGGCCGGTTACACCTTTGATCTGCCGGAAGCCTTCTGGGCCGAACCGTATGCCCGCCTGAGCTATATGCGTGCGGACAGCAAATCAGTTCATCTGAACAATAATATGCAGGCAAAACTGGATGCACAGCAGTCCCTGCAATCCGAACTCGGCCTGCACGCGGGTAAAGATTTCACCCTGAACAATCAGGTGATCATCACCCCTTACGCCACACTGGCCTGGCAACATGAGTTTATCAGTAATAATGATGTGACCATTAACCAGCGCAATACGTTCGACACCGATTTCTCCGGTGACAGCCTGAAAGCCGGCGGCGGGTTGACTGTCCGTTTCACACCGCAGATTCAGGCGTATGCGGAAATCGATTACCGCAAAGGCGACAAAACAGAATCGCCGCTGCACGGCAATATCGGCGTGCGCTACAACTTTTAA
- a CDS encoding Spy/CpxP family protein refolding chaperone, whose amino-acid sequence MGKIATITLASMFVMQSAPGLAQDSESDGCVTPVQSHSQYKGITTSGGDGYTSMLTGIRLTEEQRMQLRDLMHNYRDQLRNVRNLAEDDIALYELVKAEKFDETAVRNQLEKEMRKRLDYQVEMIRVHHQMYQLLNPEQKMQLDANFEPESIHTSSASSAQNMPE is encoded by the coding sequence ATGGGTAAGATAGCAACAATCACTTTAGCGTCAATGTTTGTGATGCAAAGTGCGCCGGGACTGGCGCAGGATTCAGAAAGTGATGGCTGCGTTACCCCGGTGCAGAGTCACAGTCAGTATAAAGGTATAACGACATCAGGGGGAGATGGTTATACCTCTATGTTGACCGGCATCCGGTTAACGGAAGAACAGCGGATGCAGTTGCGGGATCTGATGCACAATTACCGCGACCAGTTACGGAATGTCCGTAACCTTGCAGAAGATGATATTGCGCTGTACGAGCTGGTTAAGGCCGAAAAGTTTGATGAAACGGCCGTGCGTAATCAGCTTGAAAAGGAGATGCGCAAGCGGCTGGATTATCAGGTTGAGATGATACGGGTTCACCATCAGATGTATCAGTTACTCAACCCGGAGCAGAAAATGCAGCTGGATGCTAATTTTGAGCCGGAGAGTATTCATACCTCATCCGCCTCCTCCGCGCAGAATATGCCGGAATGA
- the cpxR gene encoding envelope stress response regulator transcription factor CpxR, whose product MNKILLVDDDRELTSLLKELLDMEGFNVVIAHDGEQALTLLDDSIDLLLLDIMMPRKNGIETLKELRQNYQTPVIMLTARGSDLDRVLGLELGADDYLPKPFNDRELVARIRAILRRSNWSEQQQQSDSSSNSSVVMVDKLQLNPGRQEASFGDEVLDLTGTEFTLLYLLAQHLGQVVSREHLSQEVLGKRLTPFDRAIDMHISNLRRKLPERTDGLPWFKTLRGRGYLMVSAT is encoded by the coding sequence ATGAATAAAATACTGCTTGTTGATGATGACCGCGAATTAACCTCGCTGTTAAAAGAATTACTCGATATGGAAGGGTTCAACGTTGTCATTGCACATGACGGCGAGCAGGCACTGACCCTCCTTGACGATTCCATAGACTTGTTATTGCTCGACATCATGATGCCGCGCAAAAACGGGATTGAAACCCTGAAAGAACTGCGCCAGAACTACCAGACTCCGGTGATTATGCTGACCGCACGCGGCAGTGACCTTGACCGTGTTCTGGGGCTCGAACTGGGTGCGGATGACTATCTGCCGAAGCCGTTTAACGATCGCGAGCTGGTGGCACGTATACGCGCGATTCTGCGCCGCTCCAACTGGAGTGAGCAACAGCAGCAGAGCGACAGCAGCAGTAACTCTTCCGTGGTGATGGTGGATAAACTCCAGCTCAACCCGGGCCGCCAGGAAGCCAGCTTCGGTGACGAAGTACTGGATCTGACCGGAACCGAGTTCACGCTGCTTTACCTGCTGGCACAGCACCTCGGCCAGGTGGTCAGCCGTGAACACTTAAGCCAGGAAGTGCTGGGCAAACGCCTGACGCCGTTTGACCGCGCCATTGATATGCATATTTCCAACCTGCGCCGCAAATTACCGGAGCGCACAGACGGCCTGCCGTGGTTTAAAACGTTACGCGGCCGTGGTTACTTAATGGTATCTGCAACATGA